GCGGATCGGGCGGGGCAAGGAACCGCACGAAAGCATCCGTCAAGTCAATAGCCTCCTGGTTGATCTCTGGTTCGGGAACGGGATCCACTCCCTCGGGGATCGGGTTTCCCCCGATGGTGTTCTCGTCAGGCACAGCCGGGTTCGTGACGCTTTGCTCGATGGCAAAGGCGCCGTTGTTGAATTCCCGCAATGTCGGCACGAGCGCTTTGCGACCGAACCGGCCGAGCCGCCCGTCAAAGAAGCGATTGGGGCGCCCCGAGATACCGTCGCCATCGCGGTCATCCGGATCGGCCAGAGCCAGGATCGTGGCCTCGGGCACGGCATCGAGTAATCCAAAGCCGAACACGTCCGGGCTGGTTCTCAAACCCCTTCCAGTAGCCTCTGCGGGAAAAGGTTCGCTGTCGATGCCGAGGGCAGCTTTGAGAGCGGGTGTAACTTGCTGCTGGATGACCGGCCCGCCCTTCTGAACCAGCGGATCGCAAAACGCACCCTCCTGGAGGAATGCACTGGCGTGCACCTCGACTTCCTCACCAGGCCCGCCCGCAACAGGACTCTCATGACACTGCGCACAAGCTGCCGCGTTGAAGAGTGGGCCCAGGCCTGTCTCAGGGGTAAAGACGCGCTCGAACACGGCGCGTCCTCGATTGAATTGATCGCGCTGCTCGGGTGTAAGCCCGTCGAGTGGGTCGCCGAGTTTTGGTGCTTTGTGACAGGCGGGTGCCAACCATAAGCTTCCGAGGATGGCCAAACTCACAAGAGCGGTGGCTGCCCGGCTCAACGCTTGTCTCCCGTGCGGGCGAGCCGAACCGTCTCGATGTTCGCCGCTAGATTGCGTTCAGCGGTCTTGCGGTA
This DNA window, taken from Candidatus Acidiferrales bacterium, encodes the following:
- a CDS encoding di-heme oxidoredictase family protein, giving the protein MSRAATALVSLAILGSLWLAPACHKAPKLGDPLDGLTPEQRDQFNRGRAVFERVFTPETGLGPLFNAAACAQCHESPVAGGPGEEVEVHASAFLQEGAFCDPLVQKGGPVIQQQVTPALKAALGIDSEPFPAEATGRGLRTSPDVFGFGLLDAVPEATILALADPDDRDGDGISGRPNRFFDGRLGRFGRKALVPTLREFNNGAFAIEQSVTNPAVPDENTIGGNPIPEGVDPVPEPEINQEAIDLTDAFVRFLAPPDPLKLSKEGKRGRKIFSNIGCARCHVAKLKTGDHPVKALSHKEVAAYTDLLLHDMGPELADICLGLATPSEFRTEPLMGLRLSEQIEEGEPRFLHDGRARSIEEAIRLHGGEGAASRDKFNALSEADRKALLEFLRSL